A part of Streptomyces sp. NBC_01210 genomic DNA contains:
- a CDS encoding beta-ketoacyl-ACP synthase III, whose product MTGSRIVALGHYQPAKVLTNADLAAMVDTSDEWIRSRVGIETRHVAGPDEPVDELAAHAGAKALASAGLTPADIDLVLVATSTAIDRSPNTAARVAARLGMGSPAVMDLNVVCAGFTHALATADHTVRAGAASRALVIGADKMADITDWTDRTTCVLVGDGAGAAVIEATRPGEEPGIGPVLWGSVPEMGHAVRIEGTPPRFAQEGQSVYRWATTQLPPIARKVCERAGVTPEELAAVVLHQANLRIIEPVAQKIGAVNAVIARDVVESGNTSAGSIPMALSKLVERGEIESGDPVLLFGFGGNLSYAGQVIRCP is encoded by the coding sequence ATGACCGGTTCACGGATCGTCGCGCTCGGGCACTACCAGCCCGCCAAGGTGCTCACCAACGCGGACCTGGCGGCCATGGTCGACACCAGCGACGAGTGGATCCGCAGCCGCGTCGGGATCGAGACCCGGCATGTGGCGGGGCCCGATGAGCCGGTCGACGAGCTGGCCGCGCACGCCGGCGCCAAGGCGCTGGCTTCCGCCGGTCTGACGCCCGCCGATATCGACCTCGTGCTGGTGGCCACCTCCACGGCGATCGACCGCTCCCCGAACACGGCGGCCCGGGTCGCGGCCCGGCTCGGCATGGGCTCGCCCGCCGTCATGGACCTCAATGTCGTCTGCGCGGGCTTCACGCACGCGCTCGCCACGGCCGACCACACCGTTCGGGCCGGGGCCGCGAGCCGCGCCCTGGTGATCGGCGCCGACAAGATGGCCGACATCACCGACTGGACCGACCGCACCACCTGTGTGCTCGTCGGCGACGGCGCGGGCGCGGCGGTCATCGAGGCGACCAGGCCGGGCGAGGAGCCCGGGATCGGCCCCGTCCTGTGGGGCTCGGTCCCGGAGATGGGTCATGCCGTACGTATCGAAGGCACCCCGCCCCGGTTCGCGCAGGAGGGCCAGTCCGTCTACCGCTGGGCCACCACCCAGCTGCCGCCCATCGCCCGGAAGGTCTGCGAGCGGGCGGGCGTCACCCCGGAGGAGCTCGCCGCGGTCGTCCTGCACCAGGCGAATCTGCGGATCATCGAGCCCGTCGCCCAGAAGATCGGCGCCGTCAACGCCGTGATCGCCCGCGATGTGGTGGAGTCCGGCAACACCTCGGCCGGTTCGATCCCGATGGCGCTCTCCAAGCTCGTCGAGCGCGGCGAGATCGAGTCGGGCGATCCAGTGCTGCTCTTCGGCTTCGGCGGCAATCTCTCGTACGCGGGTCAGGTCATCCGCTGCCCCTGA
- a CDS encoding sugar ABC transporter ATP-binding protein, with product MAPEPPLLTMSGITKSFPGVRALDGVDLEVQAGEVHCLLGQNGAGKSTLIKVLAGAHQPDGGQITWRGGAVSLKSPVAAMRLGIATIYQELDLVEGLSVAENVFLGHEPTAAGFVVRGREARSATAKLLKRLGHSEIEPARRVGDLSAAQQQIVSMARALSHEVRLIVMDEPSAALDPDEVDNLFRIVGDLTADGVAVVYISHRLEEIRRIGDRVTVLKDGRAVAVGLPAKSTPTREVVALMTGRNVEYVFPERPAGDRAGNREPVLQVEGLARDGEFAPVDLELRPGEIVGLAGLVGSGRSEILETIYGARRPSAGRVLVDGSPLRPGSVRAAVRAGVGLAPEERKAQGLLMLESVTRNVSVSTLSRFSRVGWLDRKEERRAAQQATRELSLRPDNPDARIRTLSGGNQQKAVLARWLLRGCRVLLLDEPTRGVDVGARAELYAVIRRLADEGLAVLLVSSEVPEVLGLADRVLVLREGSVVHTADARELDEHRVLDLVMEGSPTA from the coding sequence ATGGCACCAGAACCACCCCTGCTCACCATGTCCGGTATCACCAAGTCGTTCCCGGGCGTCCGCGCCCTCGACGGCGTGGACCTGGAGGTCCAGGCCGGTGAGGTCCACTGCCTCCTCGGCCAGAACGGCGCCGGCAAATCCACCCTGATCAAAGTGCTGGCCGGAGCCCATCAGCCGGACGGCGGACAGATCACCTGGCGCGGCGGAGCGGTCTCCCTCAAGTCGCCCGTCGCCGCCATGCGGCTCGGCATCGCCACCATCTACCAGGAGCTCGACCTGGTGGAAGGGCTCTCGGTCGCCGAGAACGTCTTCCTCGGACACGAACCGACAGCGGCCGGTTTCGTCGTCCGGGGCAGGGAGGCCCGCTCGGCAACGGCCAAGCTGCTGAAGCGACTTGGCCACTCCGAGATCGAACCCGCCCGCCGCGTCGGCGATCTCTCGGCCGCGCAGCAGCAGATCGTCTCCATGGCCCGCGCCCTCTCCCACGAGGTACGCCTCATCGTGATGGACGAGCCCTCGGCAGCCCTCGACCCCGACGAGGTCGACAACCTCTTCCGTATCGTCGGCGACCTGACCGCCGACGGGGTCGCCGTCGTCTACATCTCCCACCGACTCGAGGAGATCCGGCGCATCGGCGACCGCGTGACCGTACTCAAGGACGGCCGGGCGGTCGCCGTCGGACTGCCCGCCAAGTCCACGCCGACCCGCGAGGTCGTCGCGCTGATGACCGGACGGAACGTCGAATACGTCTTCCCCGAGCGGCCCGCAGGCGACCGTGCGGGGAACCGCGAACCGGTCCTGCAGGTCGAAGGACTCGCCAGGGACGGGGAGTTCGCGCCCGTCGACCTGGAACTGCGGCCCGGCGAGATCGTCGGGCTCGCCGGACTCGTCGGCTCGGGACGCTCCGAGATCCTGGAGACGATCTACGGCGCCCGCAGGCCCAGCGCGGGCCGCGTACTCGTCGACGGCAGCCCCTTGCGCCCCGGCAGCGTCCGGGCGGCCGTCCGCGCCGGAGTCGGACTCGCCCCCGAGGAGCGCAAGGCGCAGGGGCTGCTGATGCTGGAGTCCGTCACCCGCAATGTCTCGGTCTCCACGCTCTCCCGCTTCTCCCGGGTCGGCTGGCTCGACCGCAAGGAGGAGCGCAGGGCGGCGCAGCAGGCGACCAGGGAACTCTCCCTGCGCCCCGACAACCCCGACGCCCGTATCCGTACGCTCTCCGGCGGCAACCAGCAGAAGGCCGTGCTCGCCCGCTGGCTGCTGCGCGGCTGCCGGGTGCTGCTGCTCGACGAGCCCACCCGCGGTGTCGACGTCGGCGCACGCGCCGAGCTCTACGCCGTGATCCGCCGGCTGGCCGACGAAGGCCTCGCCGTACTCCTCGTATCCAGCGAAGTGCCCGAAGTGCTGGGCCTCGCCGACCGGGTGCTGGTGCTCCGCGAGGGCAGCGTGGTGCACACGGCCGACGCCCGGGAGCTCGATGAGCACCGCGTACTCGACCTTGTGATGGAAGGGAGCCCGACGGCATGA
- a CDS encoding NUDIX domain-containing protein: MTAKRSAGLLLFRRRGTDTEVLIGHMGGPFWQARDEAAWSVPKGEYTPEEEPMAAARREFEEELGLAPPDGSRLPLGEARQPNGKIVTVWAVEGDLDTDLVVPGTFTMEWPPGSGRMQEFPEIDRAEWLGVEAAREKLVAGQRVFLDRLTELLDSGRR; the protein is encoded by the coding sequence ATGACGGCGAAGCGAAGCGCGGGTCTGCTGCTGTTCCGCAGGCGGGGTACGGACACCGAGGTCCTCATCGGCCATATGGGAGGGCCGTTCTGGCAGGCACGTGACGAGGCCGCCTGGTCGGTACCGAAGGGTGAGTACACCCCGGAGGAGGAGCCGATGGCCGCCGCGCGGCGGGAGTTCGAGGAGGAGCTCGGTCTGGCGCCGCCCGACGGCAGCCGGCTGCCGCTCGGCGAAGCCCGCCAGCCCAATGGAAAGATCGTCACCGTCTGGGCAGTCGAGGGCGACCTCGACACGGACCTCGTCGTGCCGGGCACCTTCACCATGGAGTGGCCGCCGGGATCGGGCCGTATGCAGGAGTTCCCGGAGATCGACCGAGCCGAGTGGTTGGGCGTCGAAGCGGCGAGGGAGAAGCTGGTCGCCGGTCAGCGGGTCTTCCTCGACCGGCTGACCGAGCTTCTTGACTCCGGCCGTCGGTGA
- the fdhD gene encoding formate dehydrogenase accessory sulfurtransferase FdhD gives MGRVTERRRTIRIRDGVVSTRPDTLVAEEPLEIRLNGKPLAITMRTPGDDFALAAGFLVSEGVLGSADELQSIVYCAGATADGSNTYNVVDVQLAPGVPVPDITLERNVYTTSSCGLCGKASLDAVRTIARFPIADTPPVRVEPALLAALPDRLRAAQRVFDRTGGLHAAALFSEDGELLDIREDVGRHNAVDKLVGRALQDGRLPLSRVILLVSGRASFELAQKAVMAGIPVLAAVSAPSSLAVDLAAETGLTLVGFLRGANMNVYAGDERIALSTGV, from the coding sequence ATGGGACGGGTCACCGAGCGCCGCCGCACGATCCGCATCAGGGACGGCGTGGTATCGACCCGTCCCGACACTCTCGTGGCCGAGGAACCGCTGGAGATCCGGCTCAACGGCAAGCCGCTCGCCATCACCATGCGCACGCCGGGCGACGACTTCGCGCTCGCGGCGGGCTTCCTCGTCAGCGAGGGTGTGCTCGGTTCCGCGGACGAGCTGCAGTCGATCGTGTACTGCGCCGGGGCCACCGCCGACGGATCCAACACCTACAACGTGGTGGACGTCCAGCTCGCGCCGGGCGTGCCGGTCCCGGACATCACCCTCGAGCGCAACGTCTACACCACCTCGTCCTGCGGACTGTGCGGAAAGGCCAGCCTCGACGCCGTACGCACCATCGCCCGCTTCCCGATCGCCGACACTCCCCCGGTCCGCGTCGAGCCCGCTCTGCTCGCCGCCCTACCGGACCGGCTGCGTGCGGCCCAGCGTGTCTTCGACCGGACCGGGGGTCTGCACGCGGCCGCGCTCTTCTCGGAGGACGGCGAACTGCTCGACATACGGGAGGACGTCGGCCGGCACAACGCGGTCGACAAGCTCGTCGGCCGGGCGCTCCAGGACGGCAGACTGCCACTGTCGCGGGTGATCCTGCTGGTGTCGGGACGGGCGTCGTTCGAGCTGGCGCAGAAGGCGGTGATGGCGGGTATCCCGGTCCTTGCCGCGGTCTCCGCGCCCTCCTCGCTCGCCGTGGATCTGGCTGCCGAGACGGGTCTGACCCTGGTCGGTTTTCTGCGCGGCGCCAATATGAACGTGTACGCGGGCGACGAGCGCATCGCCCTGAGCACCGGGGTCTGA
- a CDS encoding ROK family transcriptional regulator, which yields MTARPANAHQARLLRLLRDGGPNSRAQLGDQVDLSRSKLAVEVDRLLETGLVVADGLAASRGGRRSHNIRLAPALRFLGVDIGATSIDVAVTNAELEVLGHLNHPMDVREGPVAVFEQVLSMAAKLRASGLAEGFDGAGIGVPGPVRFPEGVPVAPPIMPGWDGFPVREALSQNLGCPVMVDNDVNLMAMGEQHAGVARSVGDFLCVKIGTGIGCGIVVGGEVYRGTTGSAGDIGHIQVEPDGRACACGNKGCLEAHFSGAALARDAEDAARTGRSQELAARLETAGRLTAVDVAAAAAAGDATSLDLIREGGNRVGQVIAGLVSFFNPGLVVIGGGVTGLGHTLLASVRTQVYRQSLPLATGNLPIVLGELGPTAGVIGAARLISDHLFSPA from the coding sequence ATGACCGCTCGACCCGCGAACGCGCACCAGGCGCGACTGCTCAGGCTGCTGCGCGACGGTGGGCCCAACTCCCGGGCCCAGCTCGGCGATCAGGTCGATCTGTCGCGCTCCAAGCTCGCCGTGGAGGTCGACCGTCTCCTGGAGACCGGGCTCGTGGTCGCGGACGGTCTGGCCGCCTCGCGCGGCGGGCGCCGCTCGCACAACATCCGGCTCGCGCCCGCGCTCCGTTTCCTCGGCGTTGACATCGGCGCCACCTCGATCGATGTGGCCGTCACCAACGCCGAGCTTGAGGTGCTCGGCCATCTCAACCACCCCATGGATGTGCGCGAGGGCCCGGTCGCCGTCTTCGAGCAGGTGCTGTCGATGGCGGCCAAGCTCAGGGCCTCCGGACTCGCCGAGGGCTTCGACGGCGCGGGCATCGGCGTCCCCGGACCGGTCCGCTTCCCCGAAGGTGTGCCGGTCGCGCCCCCGATCATGCCGGGCTGGGACGGTTTCCCGGTGCGCGAGGCACTCAGCCAGAACCTCGGCTGCCCGGTCATGGTCGACAACGACGTGAACCTGATGGCGATGGGGGAGCAGCACGCGGGCGTCGCGCGCTCCGTGGGCGACTTCCTCTGCGTCAAGATCGGTACGGGCATCGGCTGCGGCATTGTCGTCGGCGGCGAGGTCTACCGCGGCACGACCGGCAGCGCCGGCGACATCGGTCATATCCAGGTCGAACCGGACGGCCGCGCCTGCGCCTGCGGCAACAAGGGGTGCCTGGAGGCCCACTTCAGCGGTGCCGCGCTGGCCCGCGACGCCGAGGACGCGGCGCGCACCGGCCGGTCGCAGGAGCTCGCCGCCCGGCTGGAGACCGCCGGGAGGCTCACCGCCGTCGATGTGGCCGCCGCCGCGGCCGCCGGCGACGCCACCTCGCTCGATCTCATCCGTGAGGGCGGCAACCGCGTAGGCCAGGTCATCGCCGGACTCGTCAGCTTCTTCAACCCGGGTCTCGTGGTGATCGGCGGCGGAGTGACCGGCCTCGGCCACACGCTGCTGGCCAGCGTACGTACCCAGGTCTACCGGCAGTCGCTGCCGCTGGCCACCGGCAACCTCCCCATCGTGCTGGGCGAGTTGGGGCCGACCGCCGGAGTGATCGGCGCGGCCCGGCTCATCAGCGACCACCTGTTCTCGCCGGCCTGA
- a CDS encoding ABC transporter permease has protein sequence MTQPVSPAQRDAPTPTAKYAPDNRGWRRPLGLRADVRNLSLLGVLGVLIAVGGITKPDEFLDTSNLQLVLTQASIIGVVTVGMTFVITSGGIDLSVGAIVALASVWATTLATQEYGFAGILFTAVVVGLGCGLVNGLLIAYGRMVPFIATLAMLASARGLALQITGGKTQMVTVNSVLDLGVKDAYVLGIPPLVLVFAAVTVVGWLLLNRTTFGRRTVAVGGNAEAARLAGIDVRRQRLYLYLLSGLCCGIAAFMLIVLAGSGQNTNGNLYELDAIAAAIIGGTLLSGGRGTIVGSVLGVLVFTTITNIFALNNLESAVQQIAKGAIIVAAVLVQHRTLRGAEA, from the coding sequence ATGACGCAGCCAGTTTCTCCGGCGCAGCGGGACGCGCCGACACCCACCGCCAAGTACGCACCGGACAACCGGGGTTGGCGTCGACCGCTGGGACTGCGCGCCGATGTCCGCAATCTCTCGCTGCTCGGTGTCCTCGGCGTCCTGATCGCCGTCGGCGGCATCACCAAGCCGGATGAATTCCTCGATACGAGCAACCTTCAACTCGTGCTGACCCAGGCCTCGATCATCGGCGTGGTCACCGTCGGTATGACCTTTGTGATCACCAGCGGCGGCATCGACCTGTCGGTCGGCGCGATCGTCGCGCTCGCGTCGGTATGGGCGACAACGTTGGCAACACAGGAGTACGGCTTCGCGGGCATCCTCTTCACCGCGGTCGTCGTCGGGCTGGGTTGCGGTCTGGTGAACGGGCTGCTCATCGCGTACGGAAGGATGGTGCCGTTCATCGCGACCCTCGCCATGCTCGCCTCCGCCCGCGGACTCGCCCTCCAGATCACGGGCGGCAAGACGCAGATGGTCACCGTCAACTCCGTACTCGACCTCGGTGTCAAGGACGCCTACGTCCTCGGCATCCCTCCGCTGGTGCTGGTCTTCGCGGCGGTGACGGTTGTCGGCTGGCTGCTGCTGAACCGTACGACCTTCGGACGGCGCACCGTCGCCGTCGGCGGCAACGCCGAAGCGGCCCGCCTCGCCGGCATCGATGTACGGCGGCAGCGGCTGTATCTGTATCTGCTCTCCGGACTGTGCTGCGGAATCGCCGCCTTCATGCTGATCGTCCTCGCCGGATCCGGACAGAACACCAACGGCAATCTCTACGAACTCGACGCCATCGCCGCGGCGATCATCGGCGGCACGCTGCTCAGCGGCGGCCGCGGCACCATCGTCGGCTCGGTCCTCGGCGTCCTCGTCTTCACCACCATCACCAACATCTTCGCCCTCAACAACCTGGAGAGCGCCGTCCAGCAGATCGCCAAGGGCGCGATCATCGTCGCCGCGGTTCTGGTCCAGCACCGCACGCTGCGAGGCGCGGAGGCCTGA
- a CDS encoding PP2C family protein-serine/threonine phosphatase, whose amino-acid sequence MGAKSHGHDEPTEAVHEVDRAVQHALDRLTLLTNASEALASTLDIDEGLRRLCRTLVPGLADWCAVDLLDEHGGLRRQVIEHRESDLLSPGLYEGELPPVSENSAAAVARALRGAGPLLVTTFTTPANAADPLHARELELFHHLGADTVVIAPLRARRQVLGALTLARTAKTGALEEDSLPLAEDLAHRVALAVENARLHAEVQHTGERIQRSLLPDLPTNGPLELAARYQPALAISQVGGDWYDSFVLPGGAMTLIIGDVAGHDLQATVTMSHMRNMLRGIACDRKEPPGKILGRLDAAISILYPHQTLTCIYALLEKSDAHQPWRLQYAAAGHPAPLLITAKGDTRFLTEGRSMLLGVDPAQLRPDATEVLPSNSTLLFHTDGLIERRTENLDRGAARLRQHAAALAQEPLESFCDELLTGLAQAGSDDVALIAVRIPAAHAGAGPASATAE is encoded by the coding sequence ATGGGTGCGAAGTCGCACGGCCACGATGAGCCGACCGAGGCCGTCCATGAGGTGGACCGGGCGGTGCAGCATGCCCTGGACCGGCTGACGCTGCTGACCAACGCCTCAGAGGCGCTGGCCAGCACTCTCGACATCGACGAGGGTCTGCGACGCCTGTGCCGCACGCTGGTGCCGGGCCTCGCGGACTGGTGTGCGGTGGATCTGCTCGACGAGCACGGCGGCCTGCGCCGTCAGGTGATCGAGCACCGTGAGTCGGATCTGCTGTCACCCGGCCTCTACGAGGGTGAGCTGCCACCCGTGTCCGAGAATTCGGCCGCCGCGGTGGCCCGCGCGCTGCGGGGCGCCGGACCACTACTCGTCACGACGTTCACCACACCCGCCAACGCGGCCGATCCACTGCACGCCAGGGAGCTGGAACTATTCCACCACCTGGGCGCCGACACGGTGGTGATCGCGCCGCTACGGGCCCGCCGCCAGGTGCTGGGCGCCCTGACCCTGGCACGCACAGCGAAAACCGGTGCGCTGGAGGAGGACAGTCTTCCGCTGGCGGAGGACCTGGCACACCGCGTCGCCCTCGCCGTCGAGAACGCACGTCTGCACGCCGAGGTCCAGCACACGGGCGAGCGCATTCAACGTTCCCTGCTGCCCGATCTGCCCACGAACGGTCCCCTCGAGTTGGCCGCCCGCTACCAGCCCGCCCTGGCCATCTCCCAGGTCGGCGGAGACTGGTACGACTCGTTCGTGCTGCCCGGCGGTGCCATGACCCTCATCATCGGAGACGTCGCGGGCCACGACCTGCAGGCCACCGTGACCATGAGTCATATGCGCAACATGCTGCGCGGCATCGCCTGCGACCGCAAAGAGCCACCGGGCAAGATCCTCGGCCGACTGGACGCGGCCATCAGCATTCTCTATCCCCACCAGACCCTGACCTGCATCTACGCACTGCTTGAGAAGTCTGACGCGCATCAGCCGTGGAGGCTGCAATACGCTGCCGCAGGCCATCCCGCTCCGCTGTTGATCACCGCGAAGGGCGACACGCGATTCCTGACCGAAGGCCGCAGCATGCTGCTGGGAGTGGATCCCGCCCAACTGCGTCCTGACGCCACCGAGGTCCTTCCGTCGAACTCCACCCTCCTGTTCCATACCGACGGCCTCATCGAACGACGCACCGAAAACCTCGACCGCGGTGCCGCACGGCTGCGCCAGCACGCCGCCGCCCTCGCTCAGGAACCCCTGGAGTCTTTCTGCGACGAGCTGCTCACCGGCCTCGCGCAGGCCGGCAGCGACGATGTAGCACTTATCGCCGTCCGCATCCCCGCGGCCCACGCCGGCGCCGGGCCGGCTTCCGCCACCGCGGAATGA
- a CDS encoding Gfo/Idh/MocA family protein, translated as MEQRDSEAAPPTLGVGMVGYAFMGAAHSQGWRTAGRVFDLPMRPVLAAIGGRDATAVRAAAAKHGWAAAETDWRDLVTRDDVQLVDICTPGDSHAEIAVAALEAGKHVLCEKPLANSVAEAESMVAAAEQARDLGQLAMVGFNYRRVPAIAYARRLIADGRLGTLRHVRFTYLQDWLVDPDFPLTWRLEREHAGSGALGDLGAHIVDLAQYLAGEPLIGVSALSETFVRERPLLAGAATGLSASGGIERGPVTVDDAALFTGRLASGALASFEATRMASGRKNALRLEINGELGSLAFDLERLNELSFHDHTEPAPSSGFRRILVTEPEHPYLEAWWPPGHALGYEHTFAHQARDLIEAIATGSDPAPSFADGLQVQRVLAAVEASAERNAVYTPVETSVQTPARTAAKAPVETPVQAQA; from the coding sequence ATGGAACAGAGGGACAGTGAGGCCGCTCCGCCGACGCTGGGCGTCGGTATGGTCGGCTACGCGTTCATGGGCGCAGCCCACTCACAGGGGTGGCGCACCGCGGGACGTGTCTTCGACCTGCCGATGCGGCCGGTCCTCGCCGCGATCGGCGGCCGTGACGCGACAGCCGTGCGGGCCGCCGCCGCCAAGCACGGCTGGGCCGCGGCGGAGACCGACTGGCGCGACCTCGTGACCCGCGACGACGTGCAGCTCGTCGACATCTGCACACCGGGTGACAGCCATGCGGAGATAGCCGTTGCGGCGCTGGAGGCGGGCAAGCACGTCCTGTGCGAGAAGCCGCTCGCCAACTCCGTCGCCGAGGCGGAGTCGATGGTCGCGGCGGCCGAACAGGCCCGGGACCTCGGCCAGTTGGCCATGGTCGGCTTCAACTACCGGCGGGTGCCGGCCATCGCGTACGCCCGGCGGCTGATCGCCGACGGTCGGCTCGGGACGCTGCGGCATGTGCGTTTCACCTATCTGCAGGACTGGCTGGTCGACCCGGACTTCCCGCTCACCTGGCGGCTCGAGCGCGAGCATGCCGGTTCAGGGGCGCTCGGTGACCTGGGCGCGCACATCGTGGACCTCGCGCAGTACCTGGCGGGGGAGCCGCTGATCGGGGTCTCGGCGTTGTCGGAGACCTTCGTACGGGAGCGGCCCCTGCTCGCCGGGGCGGCGACCGGACTCTCCGCGTCCGGCGGTATCGAAAGGGGGCCGGTCACCGTCGACGACGCGGCGCTGTTCACCGGGCGGCTGGCGTCGGGCGCGCTCGCCTCCTTCGAGGCCACCAGGATGGCCTCGGGCCGCAAGAACGCCCTGCGGCTCGAAATCAACGGTGAGCTGGGCTCGTTGGCGTTCGACCTGGAGCGGCTCAACGAGCTGTCCTTCCACGACCACACCGAGCCCGCCCCCTCGTCCGGCTTCCGGCGGATCCTGGTCACCGAGCCGGAGCATCCGTATCTGGAGGCGTGGTGGCCGCCCGGCCATGCCCTCGGCTACGAGCACACCTTCGCCCACCAGGCGCGCGATCTCATCGAGGCGATCGCGACGGGCAGCGACCCCGCGCCGTCGTTCGCCGACGGGCTGCAGGTGCAGCGGGTGCTCGCGGCGGTGGAGGCGAGCGCGGAGAGGAACGCGGTCTACACGCCTGTGGAGACGTCCGTACAGACGCCCGCGAGGACAGCCGCGAAGGCACCCGTAGAGACGCCCGTACAGGCACAGGCTTAG
- a CDS encoding GntR family transcriptional regulator: protein MLSAGLPQGTVPKLERPGPLRERVYEALLELITTRALRPGQHLVESELAGHLGVSRQPVREALQRLNSEGWVDLRPAQGAFVHEPTEAEADQLLSVRTLLEAEAARLAAANSGSAGIAALEELCAQGEQAVADDDVDLAVATNARFHAKVMELAGNLVLAELAGQVDRRVRWYYTPVARQRGRQSWIEHRELIAAISARDEQRATEVMRAHTEHTRTTYHQREQP, encoded by the coding sequence ATGTTGTCCGCAGGACTGCCGCAGGGAACCGTGCCCAAGCTGGAACGACCCGGTCCGCTGCGCGAGCGCGTCTACGAGGCACTGCTCGAACTGATCACGACCCGCGCACTGCGCCCCGGCCAGCACCTGGTCGAGAGCGAACTCGCCGGCCATCTCGGCGTGTCCCGCCAGCCCGTGCGCGAGGCACTGCAACGCCTCAACTCCGAGGGCTGGGTCGATCTGCGCCCGGCGCAGGGTGCGTTCGTCCATGAGCCGACCGAAGCGGAGGCGGACCAACTGCTTTCGGTCCGTACGCTTCTGGAGGCGGAGGCCGCCCGGCTGGCAGCCGCGAACTCCGGTTCCGCGGGCATCGCCGCGCTCGAAGAGCTCTGCGCGCAGGGCGAACAGGCCGTCGCGGACGACGACGTGGACCTGGCGGTGGCCACCAACGCCCGCTTCCACGCCAAGGTGATGGAGCTCGCCGGCAATCTCGTCCTGGCCGAGCTGGCCGGACAGGTGGACCGGCGGGTCCGCTGGTACTACACGCCCGTCGCGCGGCAGCGCGGGCGGCAGTCCTGGATCGAGCACCGGGAGCTGATCGCGGCGATCTCGGCCCGCGACGAGCAGCGTGCGACGGAGGTCATGCGGGCGCACACGGAGCACACGCGCACGACGTACCACCAGCGCGAGCAGCCCTGA
- a CDS encoding substrate-binding domain-containing protein, giving the protein MPEIPATSRRGLLFGTAAVSAGALLTACTSNEPKKSEAATNHAPAADDKPGKAVTIGFAGPQADHGWLNAINENAKSRAKKYSEVTLEITEGSNDTAAQIGQVQTLINKKVDVLVILPADGKALTQVGLQAMKAGIPVINLDRIFASPQAYRCWIGGDNYGMGLNAGNYIGEQLKDKPNAKVIELAGLDNLELTKQRTQGFDDALKNYPNIKKVARQAADFTVESGQAKMAQLLQAQKQFDALWNHDDDQGVGALRAIAQAGRKDFLMVGGAGAKSAMDAIKADSSVLKATVLYPPTMAASAVDLARALGQSKGVSGMSELEIPASITLYSAVVTKENVDEYLPTGFS; this is encoded by the coding sequence ATGCCAGAAATCCCAGCCACCAGCCGCAGAGGTCTGCTCTTCGGGACCGCCGCGGTCTCCGCCGGCGCGCTGCTGACCGCCTGCACCAGCAACGAGCCCAAGAAGTCGGAAGCGGCGACGAACCATGCGCCGGCCGCCGACGACAAGCCGGGCAAGGCCGTCACCATCGGCTTCGCCGGACCGCAGGCCGACCACGGCTGGCTGAACGCCATCAACGAGAACGCCAAATCCCGGGCGAAGAAGTACTCCGAGGTGACCCTCGAGATCACCGAAGGGTCCAACGACACCGCGGCCCAGATCGGCCAGGTCCAGACGCTGATCAACAAGAAGGTCGACGTCCTGGTGATCCTGCCGGCCGACGGCAAGGCCCTCACCCAGGTCGGTCTGCAGGCCATGAAGGCCGGGATCCCCGTCATCAACCTGGACCGGATCTTCGCCTCGCCGCAGGCGTACCGCTGCTGGATCGGCGGCGACAACTACGGCATGGGACTCAACGCCGGCAACTACATCGGCGAGCAGCTCAAGGACAAGCCCAACGCCAAAGTCATCGAGCTTGCCGGGCTCGACAACCTGGAACTCACCAAGCAGCGCACCCAGGGCTTCGACGACGCGCTGAAGAACTACCCCAACATCAAGAAGGTGGCCCGCCAGGCGGCCGATTTCACCGTCGAGTCCGGCCAGGCCAAGATGGCCCAACTCCTCCAGGCCCAGAAGCAGTTCGACGCGCTGTGGAACCACGACGACGACCAGGGCGTGGGCGCGCTGCGCGCCATCGCGCAGGCCGGCCGCAAGGACTTCCTGATGGTCGGCGGCGCCGGCGCCAAGTCCGCGATGGATGCCATCAAGGCCGACAGCAGCGTGCTGAAGGCCACCGTTCTGTACCCGCCCACGATGGCCGCCTCCGCCGTCGACCTCGCCCGTGCGCTGGGCCAGTCGAAGGGCGTCAGCGGGATGTCCGAACTGGAGATCCCCGCCTCGATCACCCTCTACTCGGCCGTCGTGACCAAGGAGAACGTCGACGAGTATCTGCCCACCGGCTTCAGCTGA